GTGAAAAAAGCGTAAAACAGATTGATTGAAGCCTCATTTGCCATCTTTTGCTGATGTGCGTATGTATGCAAACTCTCGTAATCTAAGCTTACCGCGGAATACTTGGAAAGCGCGCTTTCAGAATGGTGTAGAGCAGATGACATACAATTTCGATGATGTGTTGGAACAGTATACCCCTCTCATTAAAGGACAGATTAAAAAGCTACGCCTAACGCAAAACTATGATGAATTTTACCAAGTTGGCTTGATCGCTCTTTGGGATGCCTATCAGCGATTCAGTCCAGAAAAAGGTGAGTTTGCAGCCTTCGCTAAACTAAGGGTTCGAGGGGATTTGATCTCCCATTTACGGAAGGAGATCCTCACAGCTGAGCGATTTATGCTAACTGATGAAACTACAGAACACTTGCTTGAATCCCTACAAGATCGTGATGATGAGCCAATTGCCGACTTCTGTTTCTCTCCTTATCTTCAGTATTTGTCACCGCGCGAATTGCTTTATGTGAATCAGGTGCTTATTCAAGGTAAAAGCAGA
The nucleotide sequence above comes from Alkalicoccobacillus plakortidis. Encoded proteins:
- a CDS encoding sigma-70 family RNA polymerase sigma factor, translated to MTYNFDDVLEQYTPLIKGQIKKLRLTQNYDEFYQVGLIALWDAYQRFSPEKGEFAAFAKLRVRGDLISHLRKEILTAERFMLTDETTEHLLESLQDRDDEPIADFCFSPYLQYLSPRELLYVNQVLIQGKSRKTVALEQNVTLNTVASWSKTARRKLRESGKALGDPRKMKE